The Verrucomicrobium spinosum DSM 4136 = JCM 18804 DNA segment TGCGGCCATCGGAGGCGGCTCGGGAACCGTTAGCGGCGTGATTCAGGGTGACTATCAGTTGACCATAGGACGAGCGGGCACAGGGGGAGCCGCCACTTTGATCGTCACACTTACCAATGAGAACACCTACACTGGGGCCACCAATGTCACCGAGGGGATTCTGCAACTGGGCAATGGCGGGACCACCGGCAGCATCGCCAACAGCAGCAGCATCAGCCTCTCGAGCGGCGCGACTTTAAAGACCCATCGCAGCAACAACATCGCGCTCACCCAGGTCATCTCTGGCGCAGGCAGTGTGGAGGTGGCCAACACCACCTCAGGCATCACGCTGCTGTCCCATGCTGATAACTCGTACACTGGCACCACCACTGTGGTGAGCGGAGCCCTCCAGGTCGGCAGTGGCGGCACGGGCAGCACAGGCACGGGTGCCGTCACAGTACAGAACGGCGGCTCCATTTTTGGTACAGGCACGGTCAAGGGAAGCAGTTTCATCGCCCAAAATGGATCAAAGGTCTATGCGGGAGACAGCACCGCCTCAGGCACCCATGGCACCCTCAACTTTGCCCCCGTAACGGGCTCTGGATCGTTCACCTTTGAGTCCGGCAGCATGGTGTTCCTGGATGTGGATTCGGGCGGAGGCTGCGACAAGTTGGTCTTCACCGGCACAGGCAGCAGCGACCTTTCGTTCACCGGCACGCTCACCGTGGGCCCCACCATACTCACGCCGACGGTAGAGAGGATCTTCGATCTTCTGGACTGGAGCGGACTTGCCAGCACACCCTCTTTTGGCAGCCAGTACACTCACACTGGCCTGCTCTATGGCAACGGCGACGAGAGTCCAGGGCTTGATCTGGCGGACGTTTCCGGCACCGGCTTCGCTTGGGACATCAGTAACTTCACCGTTGACGGCACCATCGCCCTCGTCGCTGTGCCTGAGCCTGGCCGGGCATTGCTGGCACTTCTGGCACTTGCCTGCCTTGCAGGCCGCCGCCGTCGTAAGGCAGGCTGTTAATTTCCGCCCCCCGGGGCTCGGGCTCAAGCAAAACGAAAAGCCCTGGATGATGGATTCATCCAGGGCTTTTTGTTATTGGAGCTTCTCTGAAAGACGGCTCCCACCGCCGGCTGTAAAACAGGCGCCCTTTGCAACGCACCGGGTTCGATTGAAGCGTCAGCCAATACTTGTGCTGGCTTGACGCTGGCACCCGCCTTGGGTCTGCCCCTCAGTCCGCTTGCTGTCACCAGGACCTGAACGGCAACAGTGGAAGAAGGTTTCAGAAAGGATGGGACTCACATGCCTGTTGCCCCCCTCTCACTGCGGAGGGGGGGCATGGGCGCTTCACCAGGGAACAAGAGCCCGCAACAGGGCAGCATATTCTTGACGCTGCACCTTTGCGCCCGCCGGGAGGGGTTGACACGCCTGTTATTTCATCGTCTTCATGTAGGCGGCTAGATCTGCAAGATCCTGAGCGGTCAACCCCATCTCCTCCGCCGATAGCATGAGCGATCGGTTGAGCGGGGCCGTACGATCCCGCAGCATCTCCCTGGGGATCATTTGCGTCAGACCACCCGTTGAGCGCACCGTGATGGGATCTGCGGCGCTGATCACAATACCCTGAACCTCTCTGCCGTCCTTCAGTGGAACACGCTCCCCTTCAAATCCCAGTGCAATGGTCTCCGATGGATTGACGAGGGCCTTGATGAAGGGAACCGCCCCCTGGTTTGCCACCCAACCCGCGAGGTTTGGGCCGTAGTCAACCCCCGCCCCATCGATCCGGTGGCACATCATGCAGCGGGCAGCCACTTGTTTGCCCTTCTCGGGATCTGCAGGAAGATCGAGTATCTTCGCGACAGGCGGCAGCTTGAAGGTTTTCTGGCGCTCTGGCAGACGCATCTCCTGAATGACCACCTTTTCCGGATCATAGATGCCTTCGTCCTTGAGAGCGGCCCTGCCTCCAAACTCCTCCCACTCGTCGGTCGCGCGGATCAGAAGCCAGGCAGTGGCTTCCTCCGCGATGGCCGCCTCGGCCTTGCGCAGGGCAACCATGGCCTCCAAGGCAGATTTAGACCGGGTAAAGGCCAGTGTATCCATCGCAAGCTTGCGGTCGGCAAATGGCAACGCCGTGCTCCGCGCCCTTTGCAGCAGGTCCTGGACCGCAACCACCGGCTGCAAGCGCCAGGTGATGCGTGCAAACGCGGGAGTCCATGCCAGAGGCTGTTGTGACCCCAGTTCCTGCTTTACCCTCTTCCACACGTTTTCCTCGATGCCCTCCGCAGCAAGTCCGCACGCTTCCAGATAAGTTTTATCAATGCCATCATAAGTGAGAAAGAGCTTCACGGCCAGCGGCTCCCGATAGGCGGCGGGCAACTCACGCAACATCACCGCCACTTCGCGCCGCACCTCAGCGCTTGGATCCCTGACCAGCGCCTCAATCTCCGCAGCGTGGGCTGCAAAGTCATAGCCGGAGTTTCTTAGAACCCGTAGCGCCAGGAGGCGTGACCCGGCGTCGGGGGCAGTCAGACCCCGTTCGGCCTGAGCCACACCGCTCTCCCCCAGAAAAGGCAACAGCCACATGGCACGAGCACGAAATTCTGGAGCCGGATCCTTCAACATCTCATCAACAACGGGTCTCGCCGCCGAGGGGTCGCGCAACGCCAGCGCTTTGAGCGCGGTGAAGCCGTCGAAACGAACGTTGGGAGCAGGGCTCTTGATCAGTGTCGCTGCGCCTCTGGCTGTGAGAGAACCGTCCTTGGTCAACTCCGGCTGCTCAATTTGCGGGCGGTGGTTCTTGGGAGCGATACGATAGATGGCACCAGAAAGGCTGTCATCCTGGGTCCCGTGACCACCGACTCCCAGATCATACCAGTCTGCCACGTAGATAGCACCATCCGCTCCTACCATGACATCACTGGGGCGGAACTGGGTGCCCGGCACCACCTTAAGGAACTCAAAACGCTCCAGCTTCTTTCCGGAACCCTCCACTGCCGGGTAGTAGCCGTAGAGAGTCTGCCGTCGCGCCTCCGCGCTGAGAAGCAGCCCACGATACTTCTCCGGGAGAGCCCCGTTCTCGTAGAAGGCTATCCCCGTAGGCGAGCCATTGCCATAGACATCACCAGGCGGCAACGTCCCGGGATCTTCCTGCCGCCAGTGGGCGGTGGGTATGGACTGCCCGCGCCGCCGGTCTGCCTCCCAGGTCCGTCTCCCACTCCGCGAGAAAAAGCCCATAAAGCCGCCTTCCATCAGCCAGGTGGTCCGGCATGCGGGTGGATCATCATTGTCATTCTGATACACATCCCCATTGGATGACAGGCAATGCTCATAGCTGTTGCGGAATCCATGCCCGATCATCCGCAGTTTGGTTCCATCAGGATTCATGCTGGCGGCAAATCCCCCGGTCCAGATCCTGCCATCATCACTCCTTGCTCCCGACAGGGCTGTCCCAGATGCATAGGGCCCACCCACACGGTACCTGACCCCGTCCCGGGTGGTAAAGTCGGCACCGGTGTTGCCATGGTTGAAGTACCATCTCCCGTCAGCTCCTGCCACCACCGCGTGCAGGCTGTGATCGTGGTTGGACCCAAAAAATCCGCTCAAAAGATATTCCTTCTTATCCTTCGCCGCATCAAAACGCCTGTCGCCGTCCACGTCTGTGTAAACGATGAGATGAGGCGGCTGCGCAACCACCACTTTGTTGCCAAAGACGGAGACTCCCAAGGGAGAAATCAGCTCGGGATCTTGCACGAAGACATGCGACGTGTCGGCCTTGCCGTCACGGTCAGCATCTTCCAGCACCACAATACGGTCCCCTTGAGGTCGCCGGTCCCTCTTACGACGGTAGTTCACTCCTTCCGCCACCCAGATGCGTCCCTCCCTGTCCGTATCCATGTTGGTTGGATTGAACAACAAGGGCGAAGAGGCCCACAACGTCACCTCAAGGTCTTCAGGCACCACAATCTGGGCTGTAGGGACAAACGCTGCCGGCGGTGTATGGGTTGACGCAGCAGGCAGGGGTGCGGGTGCGGGTGCAGATGCTGCGGGCGGAGCGGATTCCTTGGCTGCCTTTTGCTCAGCCTTCGCCTTTGCCTCTCTGGCCTCTTTGGCGGCCCTGGCCGCTTCCGTCTGCGCCTGGTGCTCTTCCGGAGTCGGCACTGGCATTCGTTTGAGCTGGGTAAGCTCTTCCTCCTTGGGAAGAGTGATCCGCGGATTCGGGCGCCCGTAATCAAACAGATTGCTATTGAGTTCGTCTTCACTGATCGGCAGCGAGTGCACCCCGTCTGGCGGCACATCCATTCCTGCCACCCAGACGATGGCATTCAGCACCAACCGCCGGTAGTCATTGATGGCCCAGTTCCGGTGAAAATGACCACCTGTGAAACCCACCCCGCGCCCGCCACCTTCACGCTCGGTGCCCCACATCAATGTTTGACGGGTGCCCAGCGCTTCAAAACCCTCTTTGGTCCACAAGTTGTTTACACGCACCATGTTTTCCCGCGTGGGTGTGGCAGTGGCCAGGTCCAGCACCTTGGACCGGTCAGGCCGGAACCGCATGTTGTAGTAAAACTCATCATACGCTCGGATGGGACCTTTGATCCCGCGTGACACGGGATGTTCAGGCAGGGCCTGCATGTCCGCCACCCAGAATGGATTGACGGAAAAGCCGGACTCAAAGGCACCTCCCGTCCAGGGCTGGAAGTACTTTTCTCCGTTGGCCTTGTCGGGATGGACCGCATAGTGAAGGAACATGAGCCCGGTGCCCGCCTTGGCCAGCGCGTCCAGCCGCTGCCAGTTTCTGCCAATCAGGCCGGTGCCATTTTGATAAAATACCAGCGCGGCAGTTCCATCCAGAATGGCGTCGTTTTCAGGCCACGCCGTGAGAACCTCAGCACGTACCGGCAACCCGCTCTGTTCGTTCAGAGCCTTCGCCAGCAGGAGGCTGCCCGCCCGGAATTCGTGAAGGCCGGACCCATGGCCAACCGTGCCGGCAAAGAAGATGATCCGCCTTGGCTGAGGAGGCTCCACGGCCTCCACAGGCTTCAAGCCCAAACTCAAGGTCACCGTTCCCACAAGAAGCCCGCAACCCCATAGGGTGGCGCACCGCCTCAGGACCCCGCGCGCCCGGAGGCACCATAATCCACTGTTATAGGTTAGAGATGTCAACGTATTGCTCATAGTTCTACTGTCGTTTGTTTTTGGGGCATGACGCCCCACTGGGGGGAAAGCTTAACGATCGTGGACAGCAGGGTTCCCTCTGCACAGTCCGTTCGAGGCAGTTGTCCGGCATCACAGCCGGATGAAGAGGTTGCGCTTGTAGAGGAACCGCACAAACAGCACCGGCAGCAGGAGTGCGACCATGGCGATCACAAACCCGCCTGAGCCAGGTCTGAGGCTTGCATCGAGAAATCTTGCCACATCGCCACCGACGATCCGCGCCGCAAGCGCCTCACAGTTCACAACGCTGACAGCGATATAGACAACAAGCGCATTCCCTCCAATCCAGAGAAAGGGAGCGCACCACCGCTGCCATCTCCATAGATCAACGACCAGATAAAACAAGCCCAGCAACACGGCTGAAAATCCGGCGGCGACCATGCAGAAAGAAGAGGTCCAGAGCCGCTTGATCACAGGGAACTCCAGCCCCCAGAGCAGCCCTATCACCACACCTGCCAGGCCTGATCCAACCAGCCACCCCACTTTCCACCTGCCACTCCGCCGCCCATGCGTGAGCACCCACCCAGCCAGGACCCCAAAGAGGGTGCTCGCCACGGCTGGGATGGTGCTCAGAAGCCCCTCATTGCTGTAGTAGAGATTGCGTTTCCTGCCCGGCAACCAGCACGCGTCCACGTAGTGGGCAAGATTCAGCCCCTCTTTGAAGGTGCCCTTGGTGGTGCTTGCCGCCCCCGCAAACAACTCCTCGCGGGTCTTCGCCTCCACCTGCTTTCTGGCACCGGCCGGGGTCTTGATGTCAACGTTCGGAAAGGGCACAAAGAGCATCAGCGCCCAGTAGCCCAGAAGGCACGCTGCGGTGGCGATCACGATGCCCTTGCGAGGCAACAAGACATAGAGCGTGGCCGCCACCAGGTAACACAGCGCGATGCGCGGCAGCACTCCTGAAAGTTGCACGTCAGGCCAGGGGCGGGCAATGCCTCCGTAGTAGAACACCCCCACTGCAAAGAGG contains these protein-coding regions:
- a CDS encoding PVC-type heme-binding CxxCH protein, whose protein sequence is MTLSLGLKPVEAVEPPQPRRIIFFAGTVGHGSGLHEFRAGSLLLAKALNEQSGLPVRAEVLTAWPENDAILDGTAALVFYQNGTGLIGRNWQRLDALAKAGTGLMFLHYAVHPDKANGEKYFQPWTGGAFESGFSVNPFWVADMQALPEHPVSRGIKGPIRAYDEFYYNMRFRPDRSKVLDLATATPTRENMVRVNNLWTKEGFEALGTRQTLMWGTEREGGGRGVGFTGGHFHRNWAINDYRRLVLNAIVWVAGMDVPPDGVHSLPISEDELNSNLFDYGRPNPRITLPKEEELTQLKRMPVPTPEEHQAQTEAARAAKEAREAKAKAEQKAAKESAPPAASAPAPAPLPAASTHTPPAAFVPTAQIVVPEDLEVTLWASSPLLFNPTNMDTDREGRIWVAEGVNYRRKRDRRPQGDRIVVLEDADRDGKADTSHVFVQDPELISPLGVSVFGNKVVVAQPPHLIVYTDVDGDRRFDAAKDKKEYLLSGFFGSNHDHSLHAVVAGADGRWYFNHGNTGADFTTRDGVRYRVGGPYASGTALSGARSDDGRIWTGGFAASMNPDGTKLRMIGHGFRNSYEHCLSSNGDVYQNDNDDPPACRTTWLMEGGFMGFFSRSGRRTWEADRRRGQSIPTAHWRQEDPGTLPPGDVYGNGSPTGIAFYENGALPEKYRGLLLSAEARRQTLYGYYPAVEGSGKKLERFEFLKVVPGTQFRPSDVMVGADGAIYVADWYDLGVGGHGTQDDSLSGAIYRIAPKNHRPQIEQPELTKDGSLTARGAATLIKSPAPNVRFDGFTALKALALRDPSAARPVVDEMLKDPAPEFRARAMWLLPFLGESGVAQAERGLTAPDAGSRLLALRVLRNSGYDFAAHAAEIEALVRDPSAEVRREVAVMLRELPAAYREPLAVKLFLTYDGIDKTYLEACGLAAEGIEENVWKRVKQELGSQQPLAWTPAFARITWRLQPVVAVQDLLQRARSTALPFADRKLAMDTLAFTRSKSALEAMVALRKAEAAIAEEATAWLLIRATDEWEEFGGRAALKDEGIYDPEKVVIQEMRLPERQKTFKLPPVAKILDLPADPEKGKQVAARCMMCHRIDGAGVDYGPNLAGWVANQGAVPFIKALVNPSETIALGFEGERVPLKDGREVQGIVISAADPITVRSTGGLTQMIPREMLRDRTAPLNRSLMLSAEEMGLTAQDLADLAAYMKTMK
- a CDS encoding acyltransferase family protein, coding for METPLPSRDAPRSEPPTRYLSVDALRGFDMFWIIGGETAARALEALGGGPVVSFISSQLQHVEWEGFRFYDAIFPLFLFLVGVSIVLSVDRMVARVGRSRALARIVRRSALLFAVGVFYYGGIARPWPDVQLSGVLPRIALCYLVAATLYVLLPRKGIVIATAACLLGYWALMLFVPFPNVDIKTPAGARKQVEAKTREELFAGAASTTKGTFKEGLNLAHYVDACWLPGRKRNLYYSNEGLLSTIPAVASTLFGVLAGWVLTHGRRSGRWKVGWLVGSGLAGVVIGLLWGLEFPVIKRLWTSSFCMVAAGFSAVLLGLFYLVVDLWRWQRWCAPFLWIGGNALVVYIAVSVVNCEALAARIVGGDVARFLDASLRPGSGGFVIAMVALLLPVLFVRFLYKRNLFIRL